The following are encoded together in the Acidobacteriota bacterium genome:
- a CDS encoding DUF4433 domain-containing protein: MTSTLHPSLTPEKALIFRITHRANLPWIFQNGLHCSSSPIQDPSFVSIGNPELIERRQRRRVPTSPAGTLADYVPFYFTPFTPMLFNIVTGYGGIQRRTNAEIVILVSSLLDLESAGVRYVFTDRHAYLHSAEFFGDRADLGRVDFKILQEKDFRNDPEDPGKKERYQAEVLVHRHLPASVLKGVACYNMAIKQEVEAAADEHSVELKTIIRSGWYFR; this comes from the coding sequence ATGACTAGCACGCTTCATCCATCCCTTACGCCAGAGAAGGCTCTGATCTTTCGCATCACCCACCGTGCCAACCTCCCTTGGATCTTCCAGAATGGCCTCCATTGCAGCAGCTCACCTATACAGGATCCTTCCTTCGTAAGCATCGGCAATCCGGAGCTGATCGAGAGGCGCCAGCGACGGAGAGTGCCTACTTCTCCTGCAGGAACGCTCGCCGACTACGTTCCCTTTTACTTCACGCCGTTCACACCAATGCTCTTCAATATCGTTACCGGCTACGGTGGCATCCAGCGACGAACGAACGCCGAGATCGTCATCCTGGTTTCATCCCTGCTTGACTTGGAGAGCGCTGGTGTGCGCTATGTGTTCACCGATCGGCATGCCTATTTGCACAGCGCTGAGTTCTTCGGTGACCGGGCAGATCTCGGCCGGGTCGACTTCAAGATTTTGCAGGAAAAGGACTTTCGGAACGATCCGGAAGATCCAGGAAAGAAGGAGCGTTATCAGGCAGAGGTGCTTGTTCACCGGCACCTTCCGGCCAGCGTTCTCAAAGGGGTAGCCTGTTACAATATGGCGATCAAGCAAGAGGTTGAGGCAGCAGCGGATGAGCACAGCGTGGAGTTGAAGACGATCATACGATCCGGTTGGTACTTTCGATGA
- a CDS encoding aldehyde dehydrogenase family protein translates to MTYAFPNTDGALVDFASRYENFIGGDWVKPVKGNYFENVTPVTGQTFCEIPRSTAEDIELALDAAHGARAAWGKTSPAERAQILNKIADRLEENLERFAVAETWDNGKAVRETLAADLPLTIDHYRYFAGVIRSQEGTIAPIDEHTMAYHYKEPLGVVGQIIPWNFPLLMAAWKLAPALAAGNCVVLKPAEQTPATILLMMELVGDLLPPGVLNVVNGFGFEAGKPLASNPRIAKVAFTGETTTGRLIMQYASENLIPVTLELGGKSPNLFFKDVMQADDAFRSKCLEGFTMFALNQGEVCTCPSRALIEESIYEEFLDLCVQRTKQTNPGNPLDPETRMGAQASNDQYEKILSYLKIGKEEGAEVLTGGGKAELDGDLAGGFYIQPTIFKGHNKMRVFQEEIFGPVVSVTSFSDYDDAIEIANDTLYGLGAGVWSREANICYRAGRDIQAGRVWTNCYHLYPAHAAFGGYKQSGIGRETHKMMLNHYQQTKNLLVSYDPNEMGFF, encoded by the coding sequence ATGACTTACGCCTTCCCCAATACCGACGGTGCCCTCGTCGACTTTGCTTCCCGCTATGAGAATTTCATCGGCGGGGACTGGGTCAAGCCGGTCAAGGGCAACTACTTCGAGAACGTCACCCCGGTGACGGGCCAGACCTTCTGCGAGATTCCGCGCTCGACGGCGGAAGATATCGAGCTGGCCCTGGACGCCGCTCATGGAGCCCGGGCCGCCTGGGGCAAGACCTCGCCGGCGGAGCGGGCCCAGATCCTCAACAAGATCGCCGACCGGCTGGAGGAGAATCTCGAACGCTTCGCCGTCGCGGAGACCTGGGACAACGGCAAGGCGGTGCGGGAGACACTGGCGGCGGACCTGCCCCTGACGATCGACCACTACCGCTACTTTGCGGGAGTGATTCGCAGCCAGGAAGGCACCATCGCCCCCATCGACGAGCACACCATGGCCTACCACTACAAGGAGCCGCTGGGGGTCGTGGGGCAGATCATCCCGTGGAATTTCCCGCTGCTGATGGCCGCCTGGAAGTTGGCGCCGGCGCTGGCGGCGGGCAATTGCGTGGTACTCAAGCCGGCGGAGCAGACCCCGGCGACGATCCTCCTGATGATGGAGCTGGTGGGCGACCTGCTGCCCCCGGGCGTGCTCAACGTCGTCAACGGCTTCGGCTTCGAGGCGGGCAAGCCGCTGGCGTCGAACCCGCGCATCGCCAAGGTCGCCTTCACCGGTGAGACCACCACCGGCCGGTTGATCATGCAATACGCCTCGGAGAACCTGATCCCGGTGACTCTGGAGCTCGGCGGTAAGTCGCCGAACCTCTTCTTCAAGGACGTCATGCAGGCGGACGACGCTTTCCGCTCGAAGTGCCTGGAGGGCTTCACCATGTTCGCCCTCAACCAGGGTGAGGTGTGTACCTGCCCGTCCCGGGCGCTGATCGAGGAGAGCATCTACGAGGAATTCCTCGACCTCTGCGTCCAGCGCACGAAGCAGACCAACCCCGGCAATCCGCTGGACCCGGAAACCCGCATGGGCGCCCAGGCGAGCAACGATCAATACGAGAAGATCCTCTCCTACCTGAAGATCGGCAAGGAGGAGGGCGCCGAGGTACTCACCGGCGGCGGCAAGGCCGAGCTGGACGGGGACCTCGCCGGCGGCTTCTACATCCAGCCCACCATCTTCAAGGGCCACAACAAGATGCGCGTCTTCCAGGAAGAGATCTTCGGCCCGGTGGTGTCGGTGACCTCCTTCTCCGACTACGACGACGCCATCGAGATCGCCAACGACACCCTCTACGGCCTCGGCGCCGGGGTGTGGAGCCGCGAGGCCAATATTTGCTATCGGGCAGGCCGCGACATCCAGGCCGGCCGCGTGTGGACCAATTGCTACCATCTCTACCCGGCCCACGCCGCCTTCGGAGGCTACAAGCAGTCCGGCATCGGCCGCGAGACCCACAAGATGATGCTCAACCACTATCAGCAGACCAAGAACCTGCTGGTCAGCTACGACCCCAACGAGATGGGGTTCTTCTAG
- a CDS encoding DUF779 domain-containing protein, giving the protein MTEAIPRVVATDAAVELIERLAKTQGELMFHQSGGCCDGSAPMCYPEGEFRIGERDVYLGSIAGCDVFIGGSQFEAWKHTQLIIDAVPGRGAGFSIEAPEGMRFLTRSRVFSPEEQAWLDEHAPIERGPRRPDAPPSG; this is encoded by the coding sequence ATGACGGAAGCAATACCCCGCGTGGTCGCCACCGATGCCGCCGTCGAGCTCATCGAGCGGCTGGCCAAGACCCAGGGCGAGCTGATGTTCCATCAATCCGGGGGCTGCTGCGACGGCAGCGCCCCCATGTGCTACCCCGAGGGCGAGTTCCGCATCGGCGAGCGGGACGTCTATCTGGGTTCCATCGCCGGCTGCGACGTGTTCATCGGCGGCAGCCAGTTCGAAGCCTGGAAGCACACCCAGCTGATCATCGACGCGGTCCCGGGACGGGGAGCGGGCTTCTCCATCGAAGCTCCCGAAGGAATGCGATTCCTGACCCGCTCCCGAGTCTTCTCGCCGGAGGAGCAAGCCTGGCTCGACGAGCATGCACCCATCGAGCGGGGCCCGCGGCGGCCGGACGCTCCACCCTCCGGATAG
- a CDS encoding sigma-54-dependent Fis family transcriptional regulator — protein sequence MAQLELVQVESGLWEAYQSRGSIAAQSHPVFDRWLRSRDLGVDPEGTPESREILRGPELREHQERSAPLLAAADRVLTTGGEEVFTRAHYRLLVTDEQGLILRSQAGGEFRDTARHLRLIEGGRWAEEIQGTNAIGTALAEERAVTVAGCAHFVRSNHDLVCYASPIRDPYGRLVGVIDATSHALAAHPAIQLAVAHGARAIQEALRGQAWLGAGRNEVGDRLRQAVRPTFLVEWPGVVRAGNAAVEEAGGLSLTGTRLDTLCGLHWQELLEALEAGTDRLRAPFWSTTGRPTWLRLEPVASEPERGEPRLILAVLVTVEDGSTERVQTGAHQVPSSEAPRRDDPFANLVGSDPVMARTKELAARIARSPLPILLLAETGTGKGLLARAIHRASPRADGPFVDINCGALSPQLLESELFGYAPGAFTGAHRTGREGKIHQATGGTLFLDEVAETSPSLQAMLLKVLEEGYYYRVGENEPRRSDFRLIAATCRDLDAMVAAGTFRRDLYYRLGGARLTLPSLQNRSDLQELAEALLNRLAGQEGRHARPHLAPEALTALQAHSWPGNVRELRMALQFGLAVAPGRVIRAQDLPPQIHATDPEQGPEAPITDLRSSEREALLRTLRATNGNVSAAARRLGVARSTVYRMIERHGIEMRRTPSPR from the coding sequence TTGGCGCAATTGGAGCTCGTCCAGGTCGAGTCGGGGCTCTGGGAGGCTTACCAGAGCCGCGGGTCGATTGCGGCCCAAAGCCATCCCGTCTTCGACCGCTGGCTCCGCTCCCGCGACCTCGGCGTCGACCCCGAGGGCACCCCTGAAAGCCGCGAAATCCTCCGCGGCCCCGAGCTTCGAGAACACCAAGAACGCTCCGCGCCCCTGCTGGCGGCGGCAGATCGGGTATTGACCACCGGCGGCGAGGAAGTCTTCACCCGCGCCCACTACCGGCTGCTGGTGACCGACGAGCAAGGGTTGATCCTGCGCTCCCAGGCCGGAGGAGAATTCCGCGACACCGCTCGCCATCTGCGCCTCATCGAGGGTGGCCGTTGGGCGGAGGAAATCCAGGGCACCAACGCCATCGGCACCGCCCTGGCGGAGGAGCGGGCGGTGACCGTCGCCGGCTGCGCTCACTTCGTTCGCTCGAACCACGACCTGGTCTGCTACGCCAGTCCCATCCGCGATCCCTATGGCCGCTTGGTGGGGGTCATCGACGCCACCTCCCACGCCCTCGCCGCCCACCCGGCGATCCAGCTGGCGGTGGCCCACGGAGCGCGGGCCATTCAAGAAGCGCTGCGTGGTCAGGCCTGGCTCGGGGCCGGCAGGAACGAAGTGGGGGATCGCCTGCGCCAAGCGGTGCGGCCGACCTTCCTGGTGGAGTGGCCCGGGGTGGTGCGCGCCGGCAATGCGGCGGTGGAGGAAGCCGGCGGCCTTTCCCTCACCGGCACCCGCCTCGACACGCTTTGCGGCCTCCATTGGCAGGAGCTCCTGGAAGCCTTGGAGGCCGGCACCGACCGCCTGCGCGCCCCCTTCTGGTCGACCACGGGACGCCCGACATGGCTGCGGCTGGAACCGGTCGCGAGCGAGCCCGAAAGGGGCGAGCCAAGGCTGATCCTGGCGGTACTGGTCACCGTCGAGGACGGCTCCACCGAACGAGTCCAGACCGGCGCGCACCAGGTTCCATCCAGCGAAGCTCCCCGCCGCGACGATCCCTTCGCCAACCTGGTGGGCAGCGATCCGGTGATGGCGCGCACCAAGGAGCTGGCGGCGCGCATCGCCCGCAGCCCGCTGCCGATTCTGCTGCTCGCCGAAACCGGCACCGGCAAGGGCCTGCTCGCCCGCGCCATCCACCGCGCCAGCCCCCGCGCCGACGGGCCCTTCGTCGACATCAACTGCGGCGCCCTATCGCCCCAACTGCTGGAGAGCGAGCTCTTCGGCTACGCCCCGGGGGCCTTCACCGGCGCCCACCGCACCGGCCGCGAGGGCAAGATCCATCAGGCCACCGGCGGCACCCTCTTCCTCGACGAGGTGGCGGAGACCTCGCCGTCGCTTCAGGCCATGCTGCTCAAGGTGTTGGAGGAAGGCTACTACTATCGAGTGGGCGAGAACGAGCCCCGGCGCTCCGACTTCCGGCTCATCGCCGCCACCTGTCGGGATCTCGATGCCATGGTGGCGGCGGGGACCTTCCGCCGCGACCTCTATTACCGCCTCGGCGGGGCACGGCTCACACTGCCCTCGCTGCAGAACCGTTCCGACTTGCAGGAGCTGGCGGAGGCTTTGCTGAACCGGCTAGCGGGCCAGGAAGGCCGTCACGCTCGGCCCCACCTGGCCCCGGAAGCCCTGACCGCCCTGCAAGCTCACTCCTGGCCCGGCAACGTGAGGGAGCTGCGCATGGCGCTGCAATTCGGCCTGGCGGTAGCCCCGGGAAGGGTGATTCGAGCCCAGGATCTGCCGCCCCAGATTCACGCCACTGACCCCGAGCAAGGGCCAGAGGCACCGATCACCGACCTGCGCTCCTCGGAGCGCGAAGCCCTCCTGCGCACCCTCCGCGCCACCAACGGCAACGTCAGCGCCGCCGCCCGCCGCCTCGGCGTCGCCCGCAGCACCGTCTATCGAATGATCGAGCGCCACGGCATCGAGATGCGGCGAACACCCTCGCCGCGCTGA
- a CDS encoding ATP-binding protein: MLEELHLKEVGPAPTLAIELKSRINILAGDNGLGKTFLLDVGWWALTRTWARGLAMPHLPPAEPEIRFRYTQSSTGSYRYSSTFNRETEKWSVQQGRPPIPGLVLYAQVDGGFSVWDPARNYWKKEDPDRPSSYLFSAQEVWEGNRYCEGLIRDWASWQREGGEAFEELQQVLQTLAPSENEPLEPGELRKVFLDDARRYPTLRMPYGQEVAVIHASAGMRRIIALAYLLVWAWQEHLATCQLRGSKPTREIIFLIDEIEAHLHPQWQRRIVPALTEVMNALTGENDAQVQLIAATHSPLVLASIEPQFDPEVDAVFHLNLAEGGVELQEEPWAKQGDVVGWLVSDIFGLRQGRSLEAERAIEAAEAWMREDLSALPPGLSSPEEIHQELERVLAGHDPFWPRWIVWTERHDQQEVNA; the protein is encoded by the coding sequence ATGCTCGAAGAACTCCACCTGAAAGAAGTCGGCCCGGCTCCGACGCTCGCCATCGAGCTCAAGAGCAGAATCAACATCCTGGCCGGAGACAATGGATTGGGGAAGACATTTCTCCTCGATGTGGGTTGGTGGGCTTTGACCCGTACTTGGGCGCGAGGCCTGGCTATGCCCCATCTGCCACCAGCCGAGCCAGAAATCCGCTTTCGCTATACCCAATCCAGTACTGGAAGTTACAGGTACTCCAGTACGTTCAACCGAGAAACGGAGAAATGGTCCGTCCAGCAGGGCAGACCGCCCATCCCTGGGCTGGTTCTCTATGCACAAGTCGACGGAGGGTTCTCCGTTTGGGATCCAGCTCGCAACTACTGGAAGAAGGAGGACCCCGACCGCCCGTCCTCCTACTTATTCTCCGCACAGGAAGTCTGGGAAGGCAACCGCTACTGCGAAGGCCTGATCCGTGATTGGGCCTCGTGGCAACGAGAAGGAGGAGAGGCCTTCGAGGAGCTCCAGCAAGTCCTTCAGACTCTTGCACCTTCCGAGAATGAGCCCCTCGAGCCAGGCGAGCTCCGCAAAGTCTTTCTAGATGACGCCAGGCGCTACCCCACCTTGAGGATGCCATACGGCCAAGAGGTCGCTGTGATCCACGCTTCCGCCGGAATGCGGCGGATCATCGCCCTGGCCTACTTGCTCGTCTGGGCCTGGCAGGAACATTTGGCAACGTGCCAGCTGCGGGGCAGCAAACCCACCCGCGAAATCATCTTCCTCATCGATGAAATCGAAGCCCATCTCCACCCTCAGTGGCAACGGCGAATTGTTCCGGCCCTCACCGAAGTGATGAATGCACTGACCGGTGAGAACGATGCCCAGGTTCAGCTCATCGCTGCCACTCACTCTCCCTTGGTGCTCGCATCGATCGAACCCCAGTTCGATCCTGAGGTTGATGCGGTGTTTCACTTGAATCTAGCCGAAGGGGGCGTTGAGTTGCAGGAAGAGCCATGGGCGAAGCAAGGTGACGTAGTCGGTTGGCTCGTCTCCGACATCTTCGGCTTGCGCCAAGGCCGCTCTCTGGAGGCCGAGCGCGCCATCGAAGCGGCGGAGGCCTGGATGCGTGAAGACTTGAGCGCCCTCCCTCCGGGCCTGAGCAGTCCGGAAGAAATTCACCAGGAGCTCGAAAGAGTTCTGGCCGGACATGACCCCTTCTGGCCCCGATGGATCGTCTGGACGGAGCGCCACGACCAGCAAGAGGTCAACGCTTGA